CAGAGGATGTTAAAGATAATGATGCCCTCCTCTATTCAACATTATTTGTGCAAAGAGCTGCTGAGTATAAAGCACTGTGCTATCAAGCTTATAACAGCGCCCATTTGAGTTTAGATGAGAAGGTAGAGAATTACGAGGGTAGTAAAAAGCTAGCGGTTGTTGTAGATATTGACGAAACGGTTTTAGATAATTCTCCTCATGCAGCCAGAAGTATATTAGAAAACACAAACTATCCTAAATATTGGGACGAGTGGTGTAATTTAGCAGAAGCCAAAGTCATTCCTGGCTCCTTAGCCTTTTTAAAATATGCAGAAACCAAAGGTGTAGAAACTTTCTATATCAGTAATAGAAAAGCTCATTTAACAGCCGTTACCCTAAAGAATTTACAAGCACATGGTTTTCCATTCGCCGATGAAACTCACATTATGCTTCGCACTTCTACAAGTGATAAAGAAGAGAGAAGAAACAAGGTAAGAGAAACCCATGATATTATCATTCTTTGTGGGGATAACCTCGGTGATTTCAGCTCTGAATATGATGATAAAAACACGAAAACTAGAAATGAATTGGCTGCCAATCAAGTGGATGAATTTGGCGCTACCTATATTGTTCTTCCCAACCCAACTTATGGTGCTTGGTTAGGTGCTATGACTAAAGGAGCACCTATAGGAATCAATATGGATTCTCTATATAAAACTAAGTTAATCAACTTTGAATTGAAATAATTCTTGTAAGAAATAACAATATTGAGAAAAACATTGCGTTTACAGTTCAATCGATTTGTAAAAGATGAATGAAACCTTTGGCAAATTTCTCATCCAACATAAAAAATTATCCTATTATGAAAACGAAAATTCTTTTAATCACAGCTTTGCTGATCTCTTTCTTTGCCTTTTATTCTTGTGAAAAAACAGAGGATACTCAAGCAGAAAATCAAGAACTGATAGACTCTGGAGAAAGTGATATTATTGAAGATGTTTTATGGAATGCCATTGATAGTGATATCGATTATGCAGGTAATATTCTTGAATCTAATGGCTATAAATCAGTAACAGATACTTGCCCATTAATCATAGTAGAACATCCTGATAGTGTATTCTTTCCAAGAACTATTACCATAGATTATGGGGACTCCTATTGCGAAACTTACCATGGTGCCTTAAAAAAAGGCAAAATAGTCATAGAGATTACCGCTCCTATTCAATATCCGGGTTCGTTTCGTAGTATCAGCTTTGAAGAATTCTATATCAATGAGCATAAAATTGAAGGTGCAAAAACCCTTATCAACAAAGGTCTTAATGATGCAGAGAACCTAAATTTTGAGGCCACACTTACAGGCGGTAAAATCACCTTTCCCGATGGAAGAGCTTCCACAAGAGAAAGTATTCACAATAGGGAATGGACCAAAGGAATAGAAAACCCTACTTATTGGTGGGATAACGAATGGTTACTGACTGGAGGTTCCACAGGAACCCATAGAGATGGAAAAACCTATGTAAATACCATTACAGAACCCATACTAGTAAAAGCCATGTGTCATTTTGCGGTATCAGGAACCATGGAATTATTGATTCAGAATCAGTTTTTATTGGTGCTAGATTTTGGTGATGGAGAATGTGATAGAATCGCTACCCTTACCTTTGGAGATTTGGTTTGGGAAATTGAGCTGGATTAGTTTTTAATGAAATATATTTAGAAAGGTTTCAAGAAATTTTCTTGGAGCCTTTTCTGGATCTTATTCCTTCCTAAAAAGCATTAAAATTAATAGACAACACTGTCCATCTGAACATCCAAATCATCAAAAGGAACCTCCTCAAAAACTTGAAAACTAAAACAGAGACCTAGCTTATAGGCTTTACTTGCTCGGAGGAGCTTATCATAATAGGCTTTACCTCTCCCCATTCTATTATTATTTTTATCGAAGGCTACACCTGGGACAATAATCATCTGAATTTGCTCTGGTGTTTCAAAAATCGGCCCATTAGGTTCTGGAATCCCAAAATTCTCTCCTGCAATAAGCTTATCGACTCCTTTAAACTCTTTTAACTCTAATTCATCCCCATTAACTACCGGAAGGATAATACGCTTTTGCTCCGCCCACTTCATTACAAAATCGTGAGTAAATACTTCATCATCCATTGACCAATAAGCCATAACAATATCTGAAGATTTAAACACAGAAGACTCCTCTATTTTTTTAAGGATTGAAGTACTTAATTCTTTCTTTTGCGCTAAAGTGTGTTGACTTTTAAGCTCCTTCACTTTTCTTCTTAAGGCTTTCTTCTGTTGAAATATATCCATGGGTAAAATTTAAAATGATTTGAAGCACGAAGTTAGATGTAAAAAAAGCTTTCCCGAATTGAATTCAGGAAAGCCTTTGTATATCGTCATTGTAAAATTTCTATTTAATAGAAGACATTCCAAAAGGTAAACGAGCTTGAATAACAGCACGATTTTCCATATTCTCCATCATCTCCACATATTTATATTTTTCGCCTAAATAATGCTTCATCATGATAGAAGAAGATTGTCCGGTTAAGTCTTCCAAAATTTGTTGAAATGGGTCTTTCTGTACTGGAAGTTCTTTTAATTTATAAGTTTCAATTTCTGCCAACTCAGCTGCTTTTACAATCGCTTCATTCATTCCTCCTAACTCATCAACTAATCCGATTTCTATAGCTTGACTACCACTCCATACTCTACCTTGACCAATTCTATCTACATCTTCTTTAGTCATATTTCTACCTTTAGCCACTTTTGTAATAAAACTATCATAAACACGTTCTACACTACTTTGAATGACTTCACGTTGGTAAGGAGTTAATGCTTTATTAATGGTGATATAGTTCCCATTTTCGTTGGTAGATACTTCATCAAAAGTAATTCCTAATTTATTGGTCATAAAACCATTAACATTAGGAATCATACCAAATACTCCAATAGAACCAGTGATGGTATTAGGGTCGGCATAAATATAATCGGCAGCACAACTGATATAATAACCTCCAGAAGCAGCCACATATCCCATAGAAACAACTACAGGCTTCACAGGTGTTGTCAATGTAACTTCTCTCCAAATTAAATCAGATACCAAAGCAGAGCCACCTGGGGAATTTACTCTCATGACGATGGCTTTTACTCTGTCGTCTTCACGAGCTTTAATGATTGCTTTACGGATATTTTCTTCTCCAATATAAGTATCATTACCTTTTCCAGCTTTAATTTCACCAGCAGCATAAATCACCGCAATTTTATCCTTGGCGACTGTGTTTTCTTTAAAGAAAGCAGAATTTTTATACTTACCAATACTCAAAAATTCTAAATCATCGTCCTCTGCTTTTTCAGTCTTTTCTTTTAAAAGAGCTGAAATTTCATCTGGATACTTTATTCCATCGATAAATTTCAATTCTAAAGCTTTCTTAGGGTTATCGAGGCTTAATTGGTCAGCAGCTTCATTCAATTTTTCAATACTGATATTTCTAGAGGCCGATATTTCATTTAAAATATTTGACCATAGAGAAGTTAATAAGGCAGTGTTTTGCTCGCGATTCGACTCACTCATCTTATCTAACATAAAGGGCTCAACAGCCGCTTTAAACTTGCCATGACGAATGATTTGCATTTCCACATCTAATTTCTCAAATAAGCCTTTATAGAACATCATCTCGGAAGCAAATCCTTTAAAAAGAATCATCCCCTCAGGATGAAGATAAACTTCATCGGCAACGGAAGCCAAATAATAAGCTCCTTGACCGTAACCAGTAGCATAAGCCACTATAAATTTCCCAGACTCTTTAAATTTTAATAAGGCTTTTCTAATTTCCTCTAATTGGGCAGGACCTCCACTAACATCAGGTGCGTTTAGATAAATACCTTTAATATTTGGATCTTCAGCTCCTTTTTCAATACTTTTAATAATCTCATTCAAACCAGGATTCTCTTTTCCAAAGTCTGAGAGATTCATTATTGAAGTAGGATCATTCACCGAACGATCGTTAAGAGGATAATTCAACTTTATCCTTAAAATACTATTCTCTTCTACTACGGTTTCTTCATCACCTGCCGAAATCGCAGCGGTCATCATTCCAATCAATATAAAAATAGAAAGGAAGATGGCTAAAATTACTCCCAATACGGAAGCCAATGTAAATTTAAAAAACTGTCCCATTTTATTATTTTTTGTTTATGCGAATATACAGGTTTTTTAGGCTCGACATGCTATCCAGTTTCAACAATTCGCTGTGAATAGAAACCAAAGCTTAATACTGTTATTCCATCTTGAATATTTGATATTTGTATGACGACGAATACTTAATGAAGTTACAAAAAATCATATCCATAACTATAGGCATGATGCTTATGATGATAGCCATTGCAAATCCGCCATTTAGGCCGGAAAACATGGGCTTTACCCCAAATAATTACTATTCGGTTTTTATTATGGATCAAGGTAAAAGTGAAATAGATCATTTATCTGCTATGCTGCAGTTCTATAACCCAAAAATAAAATCTGACCAAGCAAATCAGATGGCTAAAATTTATGTGGAAGAAAGTATAGCTGAAGGAGTGAATCATGATATTGCATTCTGTCAGATGATATTAGAAACTGGTTTTTTAAAATATGGGGGCGATGTAAAAAGTCATCAAAATAATTTTTGCGGTTTAGGTGCCACAGGGAATCGTGAAGCAGGGGAGTATTTTCCTGATGTCAGAACAGGAATCAGAGCGCATATTCAGCATTTAAAAGCCTATGCCAGCATCGAAAACATAAATCACAAGAGTGTAGATAAAAGATTCCGATTTGTAAAAAGAGGCTCTGCTACTACCATCTATGCCCTTCAGGGAAAATGGGCCACCGACCCTCAATATGATCAAAAGTTAGAAAACCTCTTAGAAAGACTCTTCCAATTTCGCTATTTCTATGCAATCCGTGACTTGGAAACAGAGAATCTTCACTAAATCATAAAAAGAATTAATCTGGCAAGGACTCCTCAACTCTAAAAGTACGGCCTTCCAATTCCTCGTTAATAAATATTTATAATTCTTTATAAAATCCTAAGCTCTAATTTCTAAATTTGCTTTCGAGTGATGAAAAACAAGCTAACTTTATTAATAGGTGGAAATGTGGGAGATAGATTATTTTACCTTCAGAAAACCATAGATCTATTATCAAAAAAATTGGGTAAAGTCATTAAAAAATCTTCAATATATGAAACTGCTGCTTGGGGTTTTGATTCGGAGGATTTTTATAATATGGCTTTAGTTTTAGAAACAGAGTATAGCCCAACAGATTGTTTAAACATCACTCAAGGTATTGAATTTGATATAGGAAGAAAAGAAAAAAGCAAGAATGGAAATTATAGTGCCAGATGTATAGATATTGATCTCTTGTTTTATAATGGGCTCATATACCATGACGAAAGACTGCAAATACCACATGTGAGCATACAAGAAAGGAAGTTTGTGCTCATTCCATTAAATGAAATCATGGAGCAACATATTCATCCACAAGAATTAAAAAGCATGAGTGAATTATTGAGTACATGCAAAGACCAATCAGAGGTAAAAAAGATAAATGAATACATATAATTACATAGCCATAGAAGGAACTATTGGCGCAGGGAAAACCTCTTTGGCCACTATGATTTCTGAAGATTATAATGCTAAAATCATATTAGAAGGATTTGCTGATAATCCATTCTTACCTAAGTTTTATAAAGAAGCTGATAAATACGCTTTTCCTCTAGAATTGTCATTTTTAGCAGAGCGCTACCAGCAACTCACCGATCAACTCTCAAAGCAAGATTTATTTAAAAACTTCACTGTTTCCGATTACTTCATCAATAAATCACTCATCTTTGCTCAAAAGACCTTACAAGATGATGTTTTCGGATTGTATTCGCGTTTATTTCATATCATCAACTCCTCCATTCCAAAGCCTGACTTATTGGTTTACCTCTATGTGTCTGTTGATAGATTACAAGCCAATATTAAGGAAAGAGGCCGAGATTATGAGCAAAATATTGAGGATGAATATTTAGAGAAAATTCAGTCGGGATATTTTGAGTTTATTCGTCAGCAGCAGAATATGAGAA
This Lentimicrobium sp. L6 DNA region includes the following protein-coding sequences:
- a CDS encoding 5'-nucleotidase, lipoprotein e(P4) family, with product MKKLFLILLVPVLGMMIFSCQCETKTEDVKDNDALLYSTLFVQRAAEYKALCYQAYNSAHLSLDEKVENYEGSKKLAVVVDIDETVLDNSPHAARSILENTNYPKYWDEWCNLAEAKVIPGSLAFLKYAETKGVETFYISNRKAHLTAVTLKNLQAHGFPFADETHIMLRTSTSDKEERRNKVRETHDIIILCGDNLGDFSSEYDDKNTKTRNELAANQVDEFGATYIVLPNPTYGAWLGAMTKGAPIGINMDSLYKTKLINFELK
- a CDS encoding 5-formyltetrahydrofolate cyclo-ligase, coding for MDIFQQKKALRRKVKELKSQHTLAQKKELSTSILKKIEESSVFKSSDIVMAYWSMDDEVFTHDFVMKWAEQKRIILPVVNGDELELKEFKGVDKLIAGENFGIPEPNGPIFETPEQIQMIIVPGVAFDKNNNRMGRGKAYYDKLLRASKAYKLGLCFSFQVFEEVPFDDLDVQMDSVVY
- the sppA gene encoding signal peptide peptidase SppA, yielding MGQFFKFTLASVLGVILAIFLSIFILIGMMTAAISAGDEETVVEENSILRIKLNYPLNDRSVNDPTSIMNLSDFGKENPGLNEIIKSIEKGAEDPNIKGIYLNAPDVSGGPAQLEEIRKALLKFKESGKFIVAYATGYGQGAYYLASVADEVYLHPEGMILFKGFASEMMFYKGLFEKLDVEMQIIRHGKFKAAVEPFMLDKMSESNREQNTALLTSLWSNILNEISASRNISIEKLNEAADQLSLDNPKKALELKFIDGIKYPDEISALLKEKTEKAEDDDLEFLSIGKYKNSAFFKENTVAKDKIAVIYAAGEIKAGKGNDTYIGEENIRKAIIKAREDDRVKAIVMRVNSPGGSALVSDLIWREVTLTTPVKPVVVSMGYVAASGGYYISCAADYIYADPNTITGSIGVFGMIPNVNGFMTNKLGITFDEVSTNENGNYITINKALTPYQREVIQSSVERVYDSFITKVAKGRNMTKEDVDRIGQGRVWSGSQAIEIGLVDELGGMNEAIVKAAELAEIETYKLKELPVQKDPFQQILEDLTGQSSSIMMKHYLGEKYKYVEMMENMENRAVIQARLPFGMSSIK
- a CDS encoding glucosaminidase domain-containing protein codes for the protein MKLQKIISITIGMMLMMIAIANPPFRPENMGFTPNNYYSVFIMDQGKSEIDHLSAMLQFYNPKIKSDQANQMAKIYVEESIAEGVNHDIAFCQMILETGFLKYGGDVKSHQNNFCGLGATGNREAGEYFPDVRTGIRAHIQHLKAYASIENINHKSVDKRFRFVKRGSATTIYALQGKWATDPQYDQKLENLLERLFQFRYFYAIRDLETENLH
- the folK gene encoding 2-amino-4-hydroxy-6-hydroxymethyldihydropteridine diphosphokinase codes for the protein MKNKLTLLIGGNVGDRLFYLQKTIDLLSKKLGKVIKKSSIYETAAWGFDSEDFYNMALVLETEYSPTDCLNITQGIEFDIGRKEKSKNGNYSARCIDIDLLFYNGLIYHDERLQIPHVSIQERKFVLIPLNEIMEQHIHPQELKSMSELLSTCKDQSEVKKINEYI
- a CDS encoding deoxynucleoside kinase, which codes for MNTYNYIAIEGTIGAGKTSLATMISEDYNAKIILEGFADNPFLPKFYKEADKYAFPLELSFLAERYQQLTDQLSKQDLFKNFTVSDYFINKSLIFAQKTLQDDVFGLYSRLFHIINSSIPKPDLLVYLYVSVDRLQANIKERGRDYEQNIEDEYLEKIQSGYFEFIRQQQNMRILILDTNNVDFVKNEEDYMRIIELIDQPYKIGVHRVVV